In one Sporomusa sphaeroides DSM 2875 genomic region, the following are encoded:
- the gudD gene encoding glucarate dehydratase: MDCQKKPAGTPVITEMLVIPVAGHDSMLLNLSGAHGPYFTRNIVILKDNAGHSGVGEVPGGEGIRKTLEDAKALVVGQSVGNYNNILNKARKNFADRDAGGRGLQTFDLRIAIHAVTALEAALLDLLGQFLNVPVAALLGEGQQRDKVEMLGYLFYVGDRSKTDLPYLSAPEEQDAWLRLRHEEALTPEAIVRLAEAAHARYGFNDFKLKGGVLRGEEEIEAVTALAKRFPNARITLDPNGGWLLADAIRLCRDMHGILAYAEDPCGAENGYSGREVMAEFRRATGLLTATNMIATDWRQMGHTIQLHSVDIPLADPHFWTMQGSVRVAQMCHEWGLTWGSHSNNHFDISLAMFTHVGAAAPGKIAALDTHWIWQDGQRLTKEPLKIVEGMIAVPEKPGLGIEIDMEQVAKAHELYRQMGLGARDDSAAMQYLIPGWKFDNKRPCLVR, encoded by the coding sequence ATGGACTGCCAAAAAAAGCCGGCCGGTACACCGGTTATTACCGAGATGCTGGTTATCCCTGTTGCCGGTCATGATAGCATGCTGCTTAATCTTAGTGGTGCCCATGGGCCCTACTTTACCCGGAATATAGTCATCCTCAAGGACAATGCCGGTCACTCTGGGGTTGGCGAAGTGCCGGGCGGCGAAGGGATCCGCAAGACCCTGGAAGACGCAAAAGCCTTGGTAGTGGGACAATCTGTCGGGAATTATAACAATATTCTTAACAAGGCCCGCAAGAATTTTGCTGACAGGGATGCCGGCGGCCGTGGTTTGCAAACCTTCGATTTGCGTATTGCCATCCATGCCGTTACCGCTCTGGAAGCAGCACTGCTGGACCTATTGGGCCAATTCCTGAATGTCCCTGTTGCCGCCTTGCTGGGTGAAGGACAACAGCGGGATAAAGTTGAGATGCTGGGCTATCTCTTTTATGTTGGCGACCGCAGCAAAACCGATCTGCCTTATTTGAGCGCTCCTGAGGAACAAGATGCCTGGCTGCGTTTGCGCCATGAAGAAGCGTTGACGCCGGAGGCCATCGTCCGGCTGGCAGAAGCGGCCCATGCGCGTTACGGGTTCAATGATTTCAAGCTAAAGGGCGGCGTGCTGCGCGGTGAAGAGGAAATTGAGGCGGTGACTGCGCTGGCCAAGCGTTTCCCCAACGCCCGGATTACGCTGGACCCTAACGGCGGCTGGCTGCTGGCAGATGCCATTAGGCTTTGCCGCGATATGCACGGAATTCTGGCTTATGCCGAAGATCCCTGCGGGGCTGAAAACGGCTATTCCGGCCGTGAGGTTATGGCTGAGTTCCGCAGAGCCACAGGCTTGCTGACCGCAACCAATATGATTGCCACCGACTGGCGGCAAATGGGGCATACCATTCAATTGCACTCGGTGGACATTCCGCTGGCCGATCCGCATTTCTGGACAATGCAAGGCTCGGTACGGGTTGCGCAGATGTGTCATGAATGGGGACTTACCTGGGGCTCTCATTCCAATAACCACTTCGATATATCTTTAGCCATGTTCACCCATGTAGGTGCCGCCGCACCGGGAAAAATTGCGGCCCTGGATACTCACTGGATTTGGCAGGATGGTCAGCGTCTGACCAAAGAACCGCTTAAAATTGTAGAAGGCATGATTGCTGTTCCGGAAAAACCGGGTCTTGGTATCGAGATTGACATGGAGCAGGTGGCAAAGGCCCATGAACTGTACCGGCAGATGGGACTGGGTGCCCGTGATGATTCGGCAGCTATGCAATATTTAATTCCCGGCTGGAAATTTGACAACAAACGTCCTTGCCTGGTTCGCTGA
- a CDS encoding sigma 54-interacting transcriptional regulator, whose translation MGKIAFIAPSPEMLVVGREVIAELGMGEKVETFLGGLQEGVEIARQAEADGFDVIVTRGGTAKLILDSEIKIPLIEIPITIQDLAEALLAAQVITGKSNPKIGVLAFSNMIYSIEVFSKVTDIDLTIYPVCSALDFAKEVHRALSVQTDVIIGGIEINRLAASLGSKTVLLVSGKDSFRTAFLQANSVSYARKIEKERLQKFRVLIDYSVQGIIGIDCEKSVEVFNNAAERLLGCKAVAAVGRNIEEICPSLPVDRTLQSGQAGLGELIEFNGRKLVANIIPITIDAHVTGVMITIEDVGQIVAMEATIRKEIYSKGLTAQYRLSDILGSSAKMTEVKRIAEEYAATDATVLIMGASGTGKEMFAQSIHNASSRRQRPFVAVNCGAIPSSILESELFGHVEGAFTGANRKGKAGFFELAHGGTLFLDEIGEMGKLAQTSLLRVIQERRVMRLGDDKYLPVDVRIIAATNKNLAQLVKDGQFREDLYYRINVLPLELPVLKDRAGDAVSIAEYFITTYNRRFFRSVTLSPEAKEYIRVYDWPGNIRQLRNVMERIVVVAKENVISGELMRSMLDIPEEVIIPRTETVHEDISEKARILRVLAENGYNQKETAKCLGIDRSTLYRKLKALRIEVKKICNT comes from the coding sequence ATGGGGAAAATTGCCTTCATAGCACCCTCGCCCGAGATGCTGGTGGTAGGCCGGGAAGTAATTGCAGAATTAGGAATGGGGGAGAAGGTTGAGACTTTTCTGGGGGGCTTGCAAGAGGGAGTTGAGATAGCCAGACAGGCAGAGGCCGATGGCTTTGACGTTATTGTTACCCGGGGCGGTACGGCCAAGCTCATCCTTGATTCTGAGATAAAGATACCGCTTATCGAAATACCCATCACTATTCAGGATTTAGCGGAAGCCTTGCTTGCCGCACAGGTTATTACCGGGAAAAGCAACCCCAAAATCGGGGTATTGGCTTTTAGTAATATGATTTACAGTATTGAGGTCTTTAGTAAAGTAACAGATATTGATTTAACGATTTATCCTGTGTGCTCGGCCCTGGATTTTGCCAAAGAGGTTCACCGCGCGCTTAGCGTGCAAACAGATGTTATCATTGGCGGAATCGAGATCAACAGACTGGCGGCCAGCCTGGGGTCTAAAACCGTTCTGCTGGTTTCCGGCAAAGATTCCTTCCGGACAGCCTTTCTTCAGGCCAATAGCGTGTCCTATGCCCGAAAGATTGAAAAAGAGCGGCTGCAAAAATTCCGGGTTTTGATTGATTATTCCGTTCAGGGGATCATTGGCATTGATTGTGAAAAAAGTGTTGAGGTATTTAATAATGCCGCCGAGCGGCTGTTGGGGTGTAAGGCAGTCGCTGCTGTCGGCAGGAATATTGAGGAAATATGTCCGTCCTTGCCTGTGGACAGGACTTTGCAGAGCGGCCAGGCCGGGCTTGGCGAGCTTATCGAGTTCAACGGCCGCAAGCTGGTGGCCAACATTATCCCTATCACGATTGACGCCCATGTCACCGGTGTCATGATTACGATTGAAGATGTAGGACAAATCGTGGCAATGGAAGCTACGATCCGCAAAGAAATTTATAGCAAAGGACTCACCGCTCAATACCGTCTGAGCGACATTCTGGGGTCATCGGCCAAGATGACGGAAGTAAAGCGAATTGCCGAGGAGTACGCCGCTACAGACGCCACTGTATTAATTATGGGCGCGTCAGGGACAGGCAAGGAAATGTTTGCGCAAAGTATTCATAATGCCAGCAGCCGGCGGCAGCGGCCTTTTGTTGCGGTAAATTGCGGGGCCATTCCCTCCAGCATATTGGAAAGTGAATTATTTGGCCATGTGGAGGGCGCGTTTACCGGAGCCAACAGGAAGGGCAAAGCCGGATTTTTTGAGCTGGCCCATGGCGGCACCCTTTTTTTAGATGAAATTGGCGAGATGGGGAAATTAGCGCAGACAAGCCTGCTGCGCGTGATTCAGGAGCGGCGGGTAATGCGGCTGGGGGATGATAAATATCTGCCGGTTGATGTCAGGATTATTGCGGCTACCAATAAGAATCTGGCGCAATTGGTGAAAGACGGCCAATTTAGAGAAGATCTTTATTACCGGATCAATGTATTGCCCTTGGAACTGCCGGTCTTAAAAGATCGTGCCGGCGATGCCGTCAGTATTGCCGAATATTTCATTACTACCTATAACCGCAGATTTTTCCGGTCGGTAACTTTGAGCCCGGAAGCTAAGGAATATATTCGTGTTTATGATTGGCCGGGCAATATCCGCCAGCTTCGCAATGTTATGGAACGCATCGTAGTTGTGGCCAAGGAGAATGTTATCTCCGGTGAACTGATGCGCAGCATGCTGGATATACCGGAAGAAGTTATCATCCCCCGCACCGAAACCGTGCATGAGGATATTTCGGAAAAGGCCCGGATTCTGCGGGTGCTTGCCGAAAATGGATATAACCAGAAGGAAACGGCTAAATGCCTTGGCATTGACAGAAGTACGCTGTACCGGAAATTAAAGGCCCTGCGTATCGAGGTGAAAAAAATCTGCAACACGTGA
- a CDS encoding cytosine deaminase: MYIRNARLCGKEGLWEIAIKAGQIVSITAQADGLAGNGEDMIDAEGGLVLPPFVEPHVHLDAVLTAGEPRWNASGTLFEGIACWSERKQLLSRADIKARATEALKWQLAQGIQHVRTHVDVTDPQLVALQAMLEVKAEMAPWMDLQIVAFPQEGIGSFPRGFELLEESLVMGADVVGAIPHFEFTREYGVQSVKQAFDLAEKYNRLVDVHCDEIDDEQSRFIEVVATEAYERGMGERVTASHTTAMHSYNNAYAYKLFRLLKLADINFVANPLVNIHLQGRFDTYPKRRGITRVKELLEAGLNVCFGHDDIVDPWYPLGTGNMLQVLHMGLHVCQLMGYDQIAAALQLITHNSARTLHILDTYGIEAGKPANLIILPATDGYDAIRRQVPVRYSLRQGRVVAQTQPAQSQLFLQAEPEMVTFARK; the protein is encoded by the coding sequence ATGTATATCCGGAATGCGCGTTTATGCGGAAAAGAAGGTTTGTGGGAAATTGCTATTAAGGCCGGTCAGATAGTGAGTATTACCGCACAAGCAGACGGTCTTGCCGGAAACGGGGAAGACATGATTGATGCTGAGGGTGGTCTGGTGCTGCCGCCGTTCGTTGAACCGCATGTGCATCTTGACGCGGTGCTAACCGCCGGCGAACCAAGATGGAATGCCAGTGGCACACTGTTTGAAGGCATAGCCTGCTGGTCGGAAAGAAAGCAGCTGCTGTCGCGTGCCGACATCAAGGCCCGGGCGACGGAGGCGTTAAAATGGCAGCTGGCCCAGGGTATCCAGCATGTAAGAACCCATGTTGACGTAACTGACCCGCAACTGGTGGCTTTGCAGGCCATGCTGGAAGTAAAAGCTGAAATGGCGCCCTGGATGGATTTACAGATTGTAGCTTTCCCCCAGGAGGGCATCGGCTCCTTCCCGCGGGGCTTTGAACTATTGGAAGAGTCGCTGGTTATGGGCGCCGATGTTGTCGGTGCCATTCCACACTTCGAATTTACCCGGGAATATGGTGTACAATCGGTCAAACAAGCCTTTGACCTGGCGGAAAAGTATAACCGCCTGGTTGATGTTCACTGTGATGAAATTGACGATGAGCAATCTCGCTTTATCGAAGTTGTAGCAACCGAGGCGTACGAGAGAGGCATGGGCGAACGAGTGACGGCCAGCCATACCACGGCCATGCATTCCTATAACAATGCTTATGCCTACAAGTTGTTCCGCCTGCTGAAACTGGCTGATATTAATTTTGTCGCCAACCCGTTGGTCAATATCCATTTGCAGGGGCGTTTTGATACCTATCCTAAACGCCGCGGTATTACCCGGGTGAAAGAACTGCTTGAAGCCGGCCTGAATGTTTGTTTTGGCCATGATGATATTGTCGATCCCTGGTATCCGCTCGGGACCGGCAATATGCTGCAGGTGCTGCATATGGGGCTGCATGTATGCCAGTTGATGGGGTATGACCAAATTGCTGCCGCCTTGCAACTGATAACCCATAATAGTGCCAGAACCCTGCATATTCTTGACACCTACGGCATTGAGGCCGGGAAACCGGCCAATCTGATTATCTTGCCGGCCACCGACGGCTATGATGCCATCCGCCGTCAGGTTCCTGTGCGTTACTCGCTGCGGCAGGGCCGGGTAGTCGCCCAAACCCAGCCGGCCCAATCACAACTGTTTTTGCAGGCAGAACCGGAAATGGTGACTTTTGCCAGAAAATAA
- the codB gene encoding cytosine permease, with product MKENVQLVDRDFSLSEVPQTERRGFWSMFVLMVGFTFFSASMWAGGTLGAGLTAWEFIFAVLGGNILLGIYTGALSYIAASTGLSTHLLARYAFGEKGSQLASLMLSVTQVGWFGVGVVMFALPVQKVTGLNLYLLIVVGGLLMSTTAYWGIKALTILSVIAVPSIALLGAYSVGNAVESIGGLQALMLLEPAEKLSFATALTICVGSFISGGTLSPDFTRFAKTRTVGVSTTVIAFFLGNSLMFLFGAMGAAATGQADISEVMFLQGLIVPAIIILGLNIWTTNDNALYASGLGFSNITGIPKQKLVLFNGFIGTLLAFWLYTNFIGFLTFLGSTLPPIGGIIIADYFLVQRRCYPPIADMQFEAVRWHALAAWAGGVALAHFAPGIPPVNAILGSGIVYVTLSALRGTAKESAMQPRKAG from the coding sequence ATGAAAGAAAATGTTCAGCTTGTTGATCGCGATTTTTCATTATCCGAGGTGCCGCAAACGGAAAGACGCGGGTTTTGGTCCATGTTTGTGCTGATGGTTGGTTTTACCTTTTTTAGTGCCAGCATGTGGGCCGGTGGCACACTGGGTGCCGGCTTGACTGCCTGGGAATTTATTTTTGCAGTCCTGGGCGGCAATATTCTTTTGGGTATTTATACCGGGGCCTTGAGTTATATTGCGGCCAGTACCGGGTTGTCGACCCATCTGCTGGCAAGATACGCGTTTGGCGAGAAGGGCTCGCAACTCGCATCGCTGATGCTGTCAGTGACGCAAGTCGGCTGGTTTGGCGTCGGTGTAGTTATGTTTGCCCTGCCGGTGCAAAAGGTTACCGGTCTGAACCTGTATCTATTGATTGTCGTCGGCGGGCTGCTCATGTCGACAACCGCCTACTGGGGAATTAAGGCCTTAACTATCCTGAGTGTGATTGCTGTGCCCTCCATTGCCCTGCTGGGAGCTTATTCTGTGGGTAATGCCGTGGAATCCATCGGCGGCTTGCAAGCCTTAATGCTGCTGGAGCCGGCCGAAAAGCTATCCTTTGCTACGGCACTGACGATCTGTGTCGGTTCTTTCATCAGCGGCGGCACGCTATCGCCTGATTTTACCCGGTTTGCCAAAACCAGGACTGTCGGTGTGTCCACAACAGTCATCGCCTTCTTTCTCGGCAATTCGCTGATGTTTTTGTTTGGCGCGATGGGGGCTGCCGCTACCGGTCAGGCTGATATCTCTGAGGTTATGTTTTTGCAAGGGCTGATTGTTCCGGCAATTATTATTCTTGGTCTGAATATCTGGACAACCAATGACAATGCCTTATATGCTTCCGGTCTCGGGTTTTCGAATATTACCGGCATACCGAAACAGAAGCTTGTCCTGTTCAACGGCTTCATCGGGACGCTGCTTGCTTTTTGGCTATATACTAATTTTATCGGTTTTCTGACCTTCCTGGGGTCAACACTGCCCCCCATCGGCGGCATCATTATTGCCGACTACTTCCTGGTACAGCGCAGATGTTATCCGCCCATTGCCGACATGCAGTTTGAAGCCGTAAGATGGCATGCGCTTGCCGCCTGGGCCGGCGGTGTGGCATTAGCCCACTTCGCGCCGGGAATTCCGCCGGTTAACGCCATTCTTGGCTCCGGGATCGTATATGTAACGCTGTCAGCTTTACGGGGGACAGCGAAAGAGTCTGCCATGCAGCCGCGAAAGGCAGGGTAA
- a CDS encoding MarR family winged helix-turn-helix transcriptional regulator has protein sequence MMQSDAGYFPKRSSPCLCLNIRRASRAVSAFYEKMLEPSGLKIAQYSLLRHLEQTEPVTITRLAHIMRIDRTTLNRNMKPLLSAGLIAVRAGEDPRSRQVELTAAGKSALGSALALWDQAQASLQEYLGETETAQFNRLVAKLEALVP, from the coding sequence ATGATGCAATCTGATGCCGGTTATTTCCCGAAGCGGTCCAGCCCCTGTCTGTGTCTCAATATCCGCCGTGCCTCCCGGGCAGTGAGCGCGTTTTATGAAAAGATGCTGGAACCCAGCGGACTTAAAATTGCCCAATATTCCCTGCTGCGGCACCTCGAACAAACCGAGCCGGTTACCATTACCAGGCTGGCGCACATCATGCGGATTGACCGGACTACCTTGAACCGGAATATGAAGCCGCTGCTGAGTGCCGGACTTATTGCCGTTCGTGCGGGCGAAGATCCCCGGTCCCGGCAGGTTGAGCTTACTGCGGCCGGCAAGTCGGCGCTGGGCAGTGCTTTGGCGCTATGGGACCAGGCCCAGGCATCCTTGCAGGAATATCTGGGTGAAACAGAGACAGCGCAATTTAACCGTCTGGTTGCCAAGCTGGAAGCGCTGGTGCCCTAA
- a CDS encoding 4Fe-4S binding protein, with protein sequence MEEQIRNYILDLGVDDVGFACAQDYHSPKSYEITKLLPEAKSIIVLAFKPLSSCESPSMSAAQNGYLDLGSFARSASYRISRFLERNYKAKIATMPIAYPFEIHNDRKALADFSQRHAAVAAGLGSFGRHNLVIHPQFGTRVIFTSIITNLTLQPSPQCEDFCTQCNLCVENCPARALDEAGKTDIRKCLGHSQPYGLIADITFQLQQLGRSPEEQKQMLMDEQYARLRQAAHLGNQYMCFNCLKSCPIGLA encoded by the coding sequence TTGGAAGAGCAAATTCGCAATTATATTTTGGATCTGGGTGTGGATGACGTTGGCTTTGCCTGCGCCCAGGACTATCACAGTCCTAAGTCCTACGAAATCACCAAACTCCTGCCTGAGGCCAAATCCATCATTGTGCTGGCGTTCAAACCGCTTTCAAGTTGTGAAAGTCCCAGTATGAGCGCAGCTCAGAACGGCTATCTGGACTTAGGCTCATTTGCGCGGTCTGCCAGTTATCGGATTTCCCGCTTTCTGGAGCGTAACTACAAGGCCAAAATTGCTACCATGCCTATTGCTTATCCGTTTGAAATTCATAACGACCGCAAAGCGCTTGCCGATTTTTCCCAGCGGCATGCAGCCGTGGCCGCCGGCTTGGGGTCGTTTGGCCGCCATAATCTGGTGATTCATCCCCAGTTTGGCACCCGGGTTATTTTCACCAGTATTATTACCAACCTCACTTTGCAGCCTTCACCCCAATGTGAAGATTTTTGCACCCAATGCAATCTCTGTGTTGAAAATTGCCCTGCCCGCGCCTTAGACGAGGCGGGAAAAACCGATATCAGGAAATGTTTGGGGCATTCCCAGCCTTATGGCCTGATAGCGGATATTACATTCCAGTTACAGCAACTAGGGCGTTCCCCGGAGGAACAAAAGCAGATGCTTATGGACGAACAATATGCCCGGTTGCGGCAGGCGGCGCATTTAGGCAACCAGTATATGTGCTTCAACTGTCTCAAGAGCTGTCCAATAGGATTAGCCTAG